The following proteins come from a genomic window of Candidatus Alcyoniella australis:
- a CDS encoding alpha/beta fold hydrolase, with amino-acid sequence MKIRIVPILALLVLLTMAATGCIWPKLEISYPLEQHESILTQDGWQLFAVHYRPEQPRPGALPVVMCHGATSTTAVFDMDEQYSLARYFARRGYEVYVVNLRGRNGCVPPEQGPKAGWNYDDYFNYDMPAIIEFVIEQTGAQSLNWIGHSMGGMLIYSYAGCVDSSRINSVVAVASPMIFYGDDYTKRFAVIAGHTPRFWKTLRIRRLMRLAAPLADDLKSSAFLVANVDGFQDSIITRYAYNSIPNISMGFIRQLSQMAGNLELYNAAGTMNYQDCLAGFDVPLLAVAGKLDYLGTPEAVRFAYDRVASSDKTYRVFGRANGNIQDYGHGDVIISDGAVAEIHPYIFEWVTAHQ; translated from the coding sequence ATGAAGATCCGTATCGTCCCGATCTTGGCGTTGCTGGTGTTGCTCACCATGGCCGCGACCGGCTGCATCTGGCCCAAGCTCGAAATCAGCTACCCGCTTGAGCAGCACGAGAGCATTTTGACCCAGGACGGCTGGCAGCTGTTCGCCGTGCACTATCGCCCCGAGCAGCCGCGGCCCGGCGCCTTGCCGGTGGTGATGTGCCACGGCGCGACCAGCACCACCGCGGTGTTTGACATGGACGAGCAATACAGTCTGGCGCGCTACTTCGCCCGGCGCGGCTACGAGGTCTACGTGGTCAACCTGCGCGGCCGCAACGGCTGCGTCCCGCCCGAGCAGGGCCCCAAGGCGGGCTGGAACTACGACGACTATTTCAACTACGACATGCCGGCGATCATCGAGTTCGTTATCGAGCAGACCGGCGCCCAAAGCCTGAACTGGATTGGCCACAGCATGGGCGGGATGCTGATCTACTCCTACGCCGGGTGCGTGGACAGCTCGCGAATCAACTCGGTGGTGGCGGTGGCCAGCCCGATGATCTTCTACGGCGACGACTACACCAAGCGCTTCGCCGTCATCGCCGGGCACACGCCGCGCTTTTGGAAGACCCTGCGCATACGTAGGCTGATGCGCCTGGCCGCGCCGTTGGCCGACGACCTGAAGTCCTCGGCATTCCTCGTCGCCAACGTCGACGGATTCCAGGACTCGATCATCACGCGCTACGCCTACAACTCGATCCCCAACATCTCGATGGGATTTATCCGTCAGCTATCGCAGATGGCCGGCAACCTGGAACTCTACAACGCTGCGGGGACGATGAACTATCAGGACTGCCTGGCCGGATTCGACGTGCCGCTGTTGGCAGTTGCCGGCAAGCTGGACTACCTGGGAACGCCCGAGGCGGTGCGTTTCGCCTATGACCGTGTAGCCTCGAGCGATAAGACCTACCGCGTGTTCGGCCGCGCCAACGGCAACATCCAGGATTACGGCCACGGCGACGTGATCATCAGCGACGGAGCCGTCGCCGAGATCCACCCCTACATTTTCGAATGGGTGACCGCTCACCAGTAA
- a CDS encoding DUF362 domain-containing protein, with the protein MSKKTVVAVSCLNPGYPEAIEDAFSHFSGVKWLADPARRVLIKPNGVGFDPEHFTSLEFLEALFAHLRDNGYKRLALMENCTNGSFTRLVFAATGYSALCKRFGVEQLLLDEQPYMRMLLGDEPEAVKFPKVLHDEVLHGDAFYLNCPKFKTHSMSVVTLGVKNQQGLLDDADKMFEHTHHGLHRRLARIYRAIRPHFTLIDAKDAMRYGHFPARANLDQAMLHCGVVIGGWDTLAVDTVGAKILGYSVDEIEHLRICRDWGLGTADLEQIEIRGELPELPDKPLPYQILRKFPDNLRIVSGSQLACTEGCKGNTEVFIEYLAGDFGGKGGFTLVCGKGFDPRELDNLPPGPILVIGPCAVAEALPILRERYPRRRIRVVDEHNDLARMATEVKRLMHVNTFKLSPFSLPHSLYLLAQARLHGCRSRIPSLR; encoded by the coding sequence ATGTCCAAGAAAACCGTCGTCGCCGTATCTTGCCTAAACCCCGGCTATCCCGAGGCCATTGAAGACGCTTTCTCGCATTTCAGCGGCGTGAAGTGGCTGGCCGATCCGGCGCGGCGGGTGCTGATCAAGCCCAACGGCGTGGGGTTCGACCCCGAGCATTTCACATCGCTGGAGTTCCTCGAGGCGCTGTTCGCCCATTTGCGCGACAACGGCTACAAACGCCTGGCGTTGATGGAGAACTGCACCAACGGCAGCTTCACCCGCTTGGTGTTCGCCGCCACGGGCTACTCGGCGCTGTGCAAGCGCTTCGGCGTTGAGCAGCTGTTGCTCGACGAGCAGCCGTACATGCGCATGCTGCTCGGCGACGAGCCCGAGGCGGTCAAATTTCCAAAGGTGCTTCACGACGAGGTGTTGCACGGCGACGCGTTCTACCTCAACTGTCCCAAGTTCAAGACGCACTCGATGAGCGTGGTCACCCTGGGCGTGAAAAACCAGCAAGGGTTGCTCGACGACGCGGACAAGATGTTCGAGCACACCCACCATGGCCTGCATCGCAGGCTGGCGCGCATCTACCGGGCGATCCGGCCGCACTTCACTTTAATCGACGCCAAGGACGCCATGCGCTACGGCCACTTCCCGGCGCGGGCCAATCTGGACCAGGCGATGCTGCACTGCGGCGTGGTGATCGGCGGCTGGGACACCCTGGCCGTGGACACCGTGGGCGCGAAGATCCTCGGCTACTCGGTGGACGAGATCGAACACCTGCGGATCTGCCGCGATTGGGGCCTGGGAACGGCGGACCTGGAACAGATCGAGATCCGCGGCGAGCTGCCCGAGCTGCCGGACAAGCCGCTGCCCTATCAGATCCTGCGCAAGTTTCCCGACAACCTGCGGATTGTCAGCGGCTCGCAGCTGGCCTGCACCGAGGGCTGCAAAGGCAACACCGAGGTCTTCATCGAATACCTGGCTGGCGACTTCGGCGGCAAGGGCGGCTTCACGCTGGTTTGCGGCAAGGGGTTCGACCCGCGCGAGCTCGACAACTTGCCCCCGGGGCCGATCCTGGTGATCGGACCCTGCGCAGTGGCCGAGGCCCTGCCGATTTTGCGTGAGCGCTACCCGCGACGCCGGATCAGGGTCGTGGACGAGCATAACGACTTGGCGCGCATGGCCACTGAAGTCAAGCGGCTGATGCACGTCAACACGTTCAAACTCTCGCCGTTTTCGCTGCCGCACAGCCTGTACCTGTTGGCGCAAGCCCGTTTACACGGCTGCCGTTCGCGGATACCTTCGTTGAGATGA
- a CDS encoding acyl-CoA dehydrogenase family protein, which translates to MDFELSSEQRLLQQTVREFAAEQLAPGAAQRDRTGEFHLPQLQQMAQLGLMGMNVPEQYGGSEVGPVAYVLAMIEIGRGDASVAVSTSVTNMVAENVYRFGNEEQRRLWLPQIVSGDHPIGAFGLTESQAGSDATNLRTKAVRDGDEWVVNGSKIFITNGETASTVLVMAVTDPQHQSKARRISAFLVHRDNPGMHVLGHEDKMGQRSSNTASLSFDDCRVPDTARLSDLGQGFVIAMTSLDSGRLGVAGLAIGIAEAALNAALEYSKQREQFGRPLAKLQAIQWMLADSRTELDAATLLLLRAAALKQRGGVRYTREASMAKLYATEAANRVVNRALQIHGGYGYIAEYPVERHLRDARVTMLYEGTSEVQRIVIAREQLAD; encoded by the coding sequence TTGGATTTCGAGCTTAGTTCGGAGCAGCGGCTGCTGCAGCAGACCGTGCGCGAGTTCGCCGCCGAGCAGCTCGCACCGGGCGCAGCCCAGCGCGACCGCACCGGCGAGTTCCACCTGCCGCAGCTGCAACAGATGGCGCAATTGGGCCTGATGGGCATGAACGTGCCCGAGCAATACGGCGGCTCGGAGGTCGGGCCGGTGGCATACGTGCTGGCGATGATCGAGATCGGCCGCGGCGACGCCTCGGTGGCGGTCTCGACCAGTGTGACCAACATGGTCGCCGAGAACGTCTACCGCTTCGGCAACGAGGAGCAGCGCCGGCTGTGGCTGCCGCAGATCGTCTCCGGCGACCATCCGATCGGCGCTTTCGGCCTGACCGAATCCCAGGCGGGCTCGGACGCCACCAACCTGCGGACCAAGGCCGTACGCGACGGCGACGAGTGGGTGGTCAACGGCTCCAAGATTTTCATCACCAACGGCGAGACCGCCTCGACCGTGCTGGTGATGGCGGTGACCGATCCGCAGCATCAGAGCAAGGCGCGGCGGATCTCGGCGTTCCTGGTGCACCGCGACAATCCAGGAATGCACGTGCTGGGGCACGAGGACAAAATGGGCCAGCGCTCGTCCAACACCGCCTCGCTGAGTTTCGATGACTGTCGTGTGCCCGACACCGCGCGCTTAAGCGATCTGGGGCAGGGGTTCGTGATCGCCATGACCAGCCTCGATTCCGGAAGGCTCGGCGTGGCCGGTCTGGCGATCGGCATTGCCGAGGCGGCGCTCAATGCCGCGCTGGAGTACTCCAAGCAGCGCGAGCAGTTCGGCAGACCCCTTGCCAAACTTCAGGCTATCCAGTGGATGCTCGCCGACAGCCGCACCGAGCTCGACGCCGCCACGCTGTTACTGCTGCGCGCGGCCGCGCTCAAGCAGCGCGGGGGCGTGCGCTACACCCGCGAGGCGAGCATGGCCAAACTCTACGCCACCGAGGCTGCCAACCGCGTGGTCAATCGCGCATTGCAGATCCACGGCGGCTACGGCTACATCGCCGAGTACCCGGTGGAACGCCACCTGCGCGACGCGCGCGTGACCATGCTCTACGAGGGGACCAGCGAGGTGCAGCGGATCGTCATCGCGCGCGAACAGCTCGCCGACTGA
- a CDS encoding acyl-CoA dehydrogenase, with protein MDFELNDEMRMMSDMTRDFAREQIEPIAAELDEHHRFPEQIVAKMAELGLLGIPYPEQYGGAGMNYQCYAIAVEEISKACAGTGVILSAHTSLGSDPIYKYGTEEQKQKFLTQLAQGKKIGCFGLTEPGAGSDAAALKTTAVPTDNGWVLNGTKNFITNAVQAGIAIVFAQTDKEKGYKGLAAFIVEKDTPGLTVGKVEDKMGIRASSTAELVFEDCEIPKENLLGEVGKGFRIALSTLDGGRIGIASQAVGIASAALEKATAYAKERVQFGKPIAKLQAIQWMLADMATEIDAARLLVRRAAWLKDQGKNYISEASMAKLFAAETAMRATNKAIQVHGGYGYCKEYPVERYYRDAKITEIYEGTSEVQRLVIAANLLKD; from the coding sequence GTGGATTTTGAACTCAACGATGAAATGCGCATGATGAGCGACATGACGCGCGACTTCGCGCGCGAGCAGATTGAGCCGATCGCCGCCGAGCTTGACGAGCACCATCGCTTTCCCGAACAGATCGTGGCCAAGATGGCCGAACTGGGCCTGCTGGGCATCCCCTATCCCGAGCAGTACGGCGGAGCGGGCATGAACTACCAATGCTACGCCATTGCCGTGGAAGAAATCAGCAAAGCCTGCGCAGGGACCGGCGTGATTCTCTCGGCTCACACCAGCCTGGGCTCCGACCCGATCTACAAATACGGCACCGAGGAGCAAAAGCAAAAATTCCTCACGCAGCTGGCCCAGGGGAAAAAGATCGGCTGCTTCGGCCTGACCGAGCCCGGTGCGGGCTCGGACGCCGCGGCATTGAAGACCACTGCCGTCCCGACCGACAACGGCTGGGTACTCAACGGCACCAAGAACTTTATCACCAACGCGGTCCAAGCCGGCATCGCCATCGTCTTTGCTCAGACCGATAAGGAAAAGGGCTACAAGGGCCTCGCCGCCTTCATCGTCGAAAAAGACACTCCGGGCTTAACCGTGGGCAAGGTCGAGGACAAAATGGGCATCCGCGCCAGCTCCACGGCCGAGCTGGTGTTCGAGGATTGCGAGATTCCTAAAGAGAATCTGCTGGGCGAGGTGGGCAAAGGTTTCCGCATTGCCCTGAGCACCCTCGACGGCGGCCGGATCGGCATCGCCTCCCAGGCCGTGGGCATTGCCTCGGCCGCGTTGGAGAAGGCCACGGCTTACGCCAAGGAGCGCGTGCAGTTCGGCAAACCGATCGCCAAGCTCCAGGCGATCCAGTGGATGCTGGCCGACATGGCCACTGAGATCGACGCCGCCCGGTTGCTGGTGCGCCGCGCGGCCTGGCTCAAAGACCAAGGCAAGAACTACATCAGCGAGGCGAGCATGGCCAAGCTGTTCGCCGCGGAGACCGCGATGCGCGCCACCAACAAGGCGATCCAGGTCCACGGCGGCTACGGCTACTGCAAGGAGTACCCGGTGGAGCGTTACTACCGCGACGCCAAGATCACCGAGATCTACGAGGGAACCAGCGAAGTCCAGCGGTTGGTGATTGCAGCCAACCTGCTCAAAGACTGA
- a CDS encoding enoyl-CoA hydratase-related protein, producing the protein MDYENIKYEVREGGVAVVTIDRPKVLNALNGPTLSELGDAFTRVAQDPEVRVAILTGGGEKAFVAGADISQMVDLSPIEANEFAGMGQRVLSSIENCPKVVIAAVNGFALGGGTEIAMACDFIYASDKAMFGQPEIKLGIIPGFGGTQRLPRLVGKAMAKELVLVGENINAEEALRIGLVNQVVPADELMQRVLKLAGKIAAKGQVAVRLGKECINRGVNIDLSHALAFEREAFAVLCSTDDQVEGMQAFLNKRKPEFKDR; encoded by the coding sequence ATGGACTACGAGAACATTAAGTACGAGGTGCGCGAGGGCGGTGTGGCGGTTGTGACCATCGACCGTCCCAAGGTGCTCAACGCGCTCAACGGCCCAACGCTCTCCGAGCTGGGCGATGCGTTCACTCGCGTGGCCCAGGATCCCGAGGTGCGGGTGGCTATCCTCACCGGCGGTGGGGAAAAGGCGTTCGTCGCCGGCGCCGATATTTCACAGATGGTCGACCTGAGTCCGATCGAGGCCAACGAATTCGCGGGCATGGGCCAGCGCGTGCTGAGCTCGATCGAGAACTGTCCCAAGGTAGTGATTGCCGCGGTCAACGGATTCGCCCTGGGCGGCGGCACCGAGATCGCCATGGCCTGCGATTTTATCTACGCCTCGGACAAGGCGATGTTCGGCCAGCCCGAGATCAAGCTCGGGATCATTCCCGGGTTCGGCGGCACCCAGCGCCTGCCGCGGCTGGTGGGCAAGGCGATGGCCAAAGAGCTGGTGCTCGTCGGTGAGAATATCAACGCCGAGGAGGCGCTGCGCATCGGTTTGGTCAACCAGGTTGTGCCGGCCGACGAGCTGATGCAGCGAGTGCTCAAACTCGCGGGCAAGATTGCGGCCAAAGGCCAGGTGGCCGTGCGCCTGGGCAAGGAGTGCATCAACCGCGGCGTGAACATCGATCTGAGTCACGCCCTGGCATTTGAGCGCGAGGCGTTCGCCGTGCTGTGCTCCACCGACGACCAGGTCGAGGGGATGCAGGCTTTTCTGAACAAGCGTAAGCCCGAATTCAAGGATCGCTAA
- a CDS encoding acetyl-CoA C-acyltransferase, protein MREVWIVSAARTPVGSFNGFLSTVTAAELGAIAIKAALERGKVPFDAVDEVIMGCVIPAAQGQAPARQALRGAGLADSVGATTINKVCGSGLKAVGLAVQAIQCNDADVIVAGGMENMSLGPHALTKSRFGYRMGNITVLDLMLWDGLWDAYEHVPMGQFADRCAKEEGISREDLDAFSADSYRRALDSIERGAFRDEIIAVEVKGRKGKVTVVEDDEEPGRVKFEKIPQLKPAFSPDGVVTAANASSINDGAAAIVVIAADKARELGLEPMVRVIAQATDSKEPFNFPRAPVGSIEKVLAKSGWTHDQVDLYEINQAFAVVSLYTQRKLGLDPSKIDVFGGAVAIGHPIGASGARVLTTLLHGMGRVEAKRGLASLCIGGGEAFAMTFEKV, encoded by the coding sequence ATGCGCGAGGTTTGGATCGTTTCCGCGGCCCGCACGCCCGTGGGCAGCTTCAATGGATTTCTTTCAACTGTGACCGCGGCCGAGTTGGGAGCGATCGCCATCAAGGCCGCCCTTGAGCGCGGCAAGGTCCCCTTTGACGCGGTGGACGAGGTGATCATGGGCTGCGTGATTCCGGCGGCCCAGGGCCAGGCTCCGGCGCGCCAGGCGTTGCGTGGGGCCGGTCTTGCCGACAGCGTGGGCGCGACCACGATCAACAAGGTTTGCGGCTCGGGCCTCAAGGCCGTGGGCCTGGCGGTCCAGGCGATCCAGTGCAACGACGCCGACGTAATAGTGGCCGGCGGTATGGAAAACATGAGCCTCGGCCCGCACGCCCTGACCAAGAGCCGTTTCGGCTATCGCATGGGCAACATCACGGTGCTCGATCTGATGCTTTGGGATGGACTATGGGATGCTTACGAGCACGTGCCCATGGGACAGTTCGCCGACCGTTGCGCCAAGGAGGAGGGGATCAGCCGCGAGGATCTCGACGCTTTTTCCGCCGACTCTTACCGCCGCGCCCTGGACTCGATCGAACGCGGGGCTTTCCGCGACGAGATCATTGCGGTGGAGGTCAAGGGGCGTAAGGGCAAGGTGACGGTGGTTGAAGACGATGAGGAGCCCGGCCGGGTCAAGTTCGAAAAGATCCCCCAGCTCAAGCCCGCGTTTTCGCCCGACGGCGTGGTCACCGCGGCCAACGCCAGCAGCATCAACGACGGCGCGGCCGCGATAGTCGTGATCGCCGCGGACAAGGCGCGCGAACTCGGGCTGGAGCCGATGGTACGCGTAATCGCCCAGGCCACCGACAGCAAGGAGCCGTTCAACTTCCCGCGCGCGCCCGTGGGCTCGATCGAGAAGGTGCTGGCCAAGTCCGGCTGGACCCACGATCAGGTCGATCTGTACGAGATCAACCAGGCGTTCGCCGTGGTCAGCCTTTACACCCAGCGCAAGCTCGGGCTCGACCCGTCCAAGATCGACGTGTTCGGCGGCGCGGTGGCCATCGGCCATCCGATCGGCGCCAGCGGCGCGCGGGTGCTGACCACGTTGCTGCACGGCATGGGCAGAGTTGAAGCCAAGCGCGGCCTGGCATCGCTGTGCATCGGCGGCGGCGAGGCCTTTGCCATGACTTTCGAGAAGGTCTGA
- a CDS encoding aspartate kinase, which yields MALIVQKYGGTSVGSMEKIRNVAVRIARTRTEGNKLVVVLSAMAGETDRLLGLAAEAAAKPIERELDVLLATGEQVSIALMTIVLNEMGVPAISLLAHQVKIQTDDKFCRARIKAIDPEAALRQLEDGKVVIVAGFQGVDEGGDITTLGRGGSDTTAVALAAALNADECEIYTDVDGVFTTDPNICPKARKLERISYDEMLEMSSQGAKVLQIRSVAFAKRYNVPLRVRSSFNDDPGTLVTKEEPGMESMLVTGIAYNRKEALLTIIGVPDKPSVASDVFQPISGADINVDMIIKNRSVEGFSDFSFTVPKLDEDRAFKILSKQAEAMQAVGVDRGPAVAKISIIGVGMKDHSGIASKTFKTLAGEGIGVMLVSTSEIKVSVLIEDKYAELAVRALHDAFDLDKECVTEEVF from the coding sequence ATGGCCTTAATAGTGCAAAAATACGGCGGCACCAGCGTGGGCAGTATGGAGAAAATCCGCAACGTCGCCGTACGCATTGCGCGGACCCGCACTGAGGGCAACAAGCTGGTGGTGGTGCTCTCGGCGATGGCCGGCGAGACCGATCGACTACTTGGCCTGGCGGCCGAGGCGGCGGCCAAACCCATTGAGCGCGAGCTCGACGTGCTGCTCGCCACCGGCGAGCAGGTGAGCATCGCGCTGATGACGATCGTGCTCAACGAGATGGGTGTACCAGCGATCAGCCTGCTGGCCCATCAGGTCAAGATTCAGACCGACGACAAGTTTTGCCGCGCGCGGATCAAGGCCATCGATCCCGAGGCGGCGCTGCGTCAGCTCGAAGATGGCAAGGTCGTGATCGTCGCCGGCTTCCAGGGCGTGGACGAGGGCGGCGACATCACCACGCTGGGACGCGGCGGATCGGACACCACGGCTGTGGCGCTGGCCGCGGCGCTCAATGCCGACGAGTGCGAGATCTATACCGACGTGGACGGCGTGTTCACCACCGATCCCAACATCTGTCCCAAGGCGCGCAAGCTTGAACGCATCAGCTACGACGAGATGCTCGAGATGTCCTCACAGGGCGCGAAGGTGTTGCAGATCCGCTCAGTGGCGTTTGCCAAACGCTACAACGTGCCGCTACGCGTGCGCTCAAGTTTCAACGACGATCCGGGAACGTTGGTAACCAAGGAGGAGCCGGGCATGGAAAGCATGTTGGTGACTGGAATCGCTTACAACCGCAAGGAGGCGCTGTTGACGATTATCGGGGTGCCCGATAAGCCCAGCGTGGCCTCCGACGTATTTCAGCCGATCTCCGGCGCGGACATCAACGTCGACATGATCATCAAGAACCGCTCGGTCGAGGGCTTCTCCGACTTCTCGTTCACCGTGCCCAAGCTCGACGAGGATCGCGCGTTCAAGATCCTGAGCAAGCAGGCCGAGGCGATGCAGGCCGTGGGGGTCGACCGCGGCCCGGCCGTGGCCAAGATCTCGATCATTGGCGTGGGCATGAAGGACCACTCGGGCATCGCCTCCAAGACCTTCAAGACGCTGGCGGGTGAGGGCATCGGCGTAATGCTCGTCTCGACCTCCGAGATCAAGGTCAGCGTGCTGATCGAGGATAAGTACGCCGAGCTGGCGGTGCGTGCGCTGCACGACGCGTTCGATCTCGATAAAGAGTGCGTCACCGAGGAAGTGTTTTAA
- the tsaE gene encoding tRNA (adenosine(37)-N6)-threonylcarbamoyltransferase complex ATPase subunit type 1 TsaE, translated as MKSDSAEIIIELGDAAATEALGRDLGRAIKPGHVLALIGELGSGKTTLVRGLAAGMGLDPEQVHSPTFTMIQFYPGAPGLYHVDFYRLERPAELEQIGLDEALEGYDSACAVEWADKFPAQLPAGRLEIELCYSGQGRRALLSPTDSAHVLLCAAVKA; from the coding sequence ATGAAATCCGACAGCGCTGAAATAATAATCGAGCTTGGCGACGCCGCGGCCACCGAGGCGTTGGGTCGCGACCTAGGCCGGGCCATCAAGCCCGGACACGTGTTGGCGTTGATCGGCGAGCTGGGTAGCGGCAAGACCACCCTGGTGCGCGGCTTGGCCGCGGGCATGGGGCTCGACCCCGAGCAGGTGCACAGCCCGACCTTCACCATGATCCAGTTCTATCCCGGCGCGCCGGGTCTGTACCACGTCGATTTCTATCGCCTGGAGCGCCCCGCGGAGCTCGAGCAGATCGGACTGGACGAGGCGTTGGAGGGCTACGACAGCGCCTGTGCAGTGGAGTGGGCCGACAAGTTCCCCGCACAGCTTCCCGCCGGCAGGCTCGAGATCGAGCTTTGCTATAGCGGGCAGGGGCGGCGGGCGCTGCTCAGTCCCACCGACAGCGCGCATGTGTTATTGTGCGCCGCAGTTAAAGCATGA
- a CDS encoding NAD(P)H-hydrate dehydratase translates to MIPAVNAEQMRELDRACIEGLGLPGVVLMENAGRACAEKALESFGDRLSRGVTILCGKGNNGGDGFVIARHLSNQGVPVGVYLFGRADDVRGDARINLDVLRAMGVKVKQITDGRGLRTLDLRVGLVVDALLGTGLQRPLSGLLAQAVQRVNGCMAPVLAVDIPSGLSSDRGALIGPCISAEVTLTFGLPKIGQLLEPGRSQCGKLEVVDISIPPEVIDRYDLCVGLLERDDFSDLFMPRPQDSNKGSYGRVAVFGSSPGLTGAVCMAGLAAARVGAGLVTCAVPRCLAPIIENKLTEVMTRPLPELDGSLCAESLDQALALARTQDVVLLGPGLGAEENARQFARDFTLRCRKPLVIDADGLNAWAGRLDELAARRGPTVLLPHPGEAGRLLGVSPDEVQADRLLAATTISERSGAVTVLKGATSIVARPEGLAAIVPTGNPGMASGGTGDVLAGMMLGMWAQWNDEFDAAAAAAYIHGMAGDRVAQRIGERALIAGDLLDELPQCLRRLEREARGEDPEN, encoded by the coding sequence GTGATACCGGCGGTCAACGCGGAGCAGATGCGCGAGCTGGACCGCGCCTGCATTGAGGGGCTGGGCCTGCCCGGCGTAGTGCTGATGGAGAACGCCGGACGTGCCTGCGCTGAAAAGGCGCTGGAGTCGTTCGGCGACCGGCTGTCCCGCGGCGTGACCATCCTCTGCGGCAAGGGCAACAACGGCGGCGACGGCTTTGTCATTGCCCGCCATCTGAGCAACCAAGGCGTGCCGGTCGGTGTCTACTTGTTTGGCAGGGCCGACGATGTGCGCGGCGACGCCAGGATCAACCTCGACGTGCTGCGCGCAATGGGCGTCAAGGTCAAACAGATCACCGACGGCCGCGGCCTGCGCACCCTGGACCTGCGCGTGGGACTGGTGGTCGACGCGCTGCTTGGCACGGGGCTCCAGCGGCCGCTGAGCGGACTGCTCGCCCAGGCGGTCCAGCGCGTCAACGGCTGCATGGCCCCGGTGCTGGCCGTGGACATCCCCTCGGGCCTGAGCTCGGATCGCGGTGCGCTGATCGGCCCCTGCATCAGTGCCGAGGTTACGCTGACCTTCGGCCTGCCCAAGATCGGCCAGTTGCTCGAGCCCGGACGCTCGCAGTGCGGCAAGCTGGAGGTCGTCGACATCTCGATTCCGCCTGAGGTGATCGACCGCTACGACCTGTGCGTGGGCCTGCTCGAGCGCGACGATTTCTCTGACCTGTTCATGCCGCGACCCCAGGACAGCAACAAGGGTTCTTACGGCCGCGTTGCCGTATTCGGTTCGAGCCCAGGGCTGACCGGCGCGGTGTGCATGGCCGGGCTGGCCGCCGCCAGGGTCGGCGCCGGGCTGGTGACTTGCGCCGTGCCGCGCTGCTTGGCCCCGATTATTGAGAACAAGCTCACCGAGGTGATGACCCGGCCGCTGCCCGAGCTCGACGGCTCGCTGTGCGCCGAGTCGTTGGACCAGGCGCTGGCCCTGGCCCGCACCCAGGACGTGGTGCTGCTCGGGCCGGGATTGGGAGCGGAGGAGAACGCGCGGCAGTTCGCGCGCGATTTCACCCTGCGCTGCCGCAAGCCGCTGGTGATCGACGCCGATGGGCTCAACGCCTGGGCAGGACGCCTCGACGAGCTGGCCGCACGCCGCGGCCCGACCGTGCTGCTGCCGCATCCGGGCGAGGCCGGCAGGCTGCTCGGCGTTTCTCCCGACGAGGTTCAGGCCGATCGGCTGCTCGCGGCCACAACGATCAGCGAGCGCTCCGGTGCGGTCACCGTGCTCAAGGGCGCAACGAGCATCGTGGCCCGGCCCGAGGGCCTGGCCGCCATCGTGCCTACGGGCAATCCGGGCATGGCCTCGGGCGGCACGGGCGACGTACTGGCCGGGATGATGCTCGGGATGTGGGCCCAGTGGAACGACGAATTCGATGCTGCTGCTGCTGCTGCATACATCCACGGCATGGCCGGCGACCGGGTCGCCCAACGGATCGGCGAGCGGGCCTTGATCGCCGGGGATCTGCTCGACGAGCTGCCGCAGTGCCTCAGGCGACTCGAACGCGAGGCTCGGGGCGAGGATCCCGAGAATTAA
- a CDS encoding pyridoxine 5'-phosphate synthase, producing MVRLNVNIDHVATLRQARQAQEPDPVAAALLCELAGADGITVHIRADRRHIQERDLEMLRRTLKTRLNVEMATEQDTIRLVMSIAPDQVTFVPERPDELTTEGGLDVMTHRDTLKNNIALFKEREVHVSLFVDPNLDQVKAAHMVGAQAVEINTGRYCESPPGPERERQLQEIVNSIKLAGKLGMGCHAGHGLDYRNLLPVAALAEIEEFNIGHAIIARAALVGMERAVREMIDAIRRARR from the coding sequence TTGGTACGTTTGAACGTCAACATCGACCACGTGGCCACCCTGCGACAGGCCCGCCAGGCCCAGGAACCCGATCCGGTAGCCGCTGCGCTGCTGTGCGAGCTGGCGGGCGCCGACGGGATCACCGTGCACATCCGTGCCGATCGTCGCCATATCCAGGAGCGCGACCTCGAGATGTTGCGCCGCACGCTCAAAACGCGGCTCAACGTGGAGATGGCCACGGAGCAGGACACGATCCGCCTGGTGATGTCGATCGCTCCCGACCAGGTGACCTTCGTTCCCGAGCGTCCCGATGAGCTGACCACCGAGGGCGGCCTGGACGTGATGACGCACCGCGACACGCTGAAGAACAACATCGCGCTGTTCAAGGAGCGCGAGGTGCACGTCAGCCTGTTCGTCGACCCCAACCTCGACCAGGTCAAGGCCGCGCACATGGTCGGCGCCCAGGCGGTGGAGATCAACACCGGCCGCTATTGCGAATCGCCGCCGGGGCCCGAACGCGAGCGCCAGCTGCAGGAGATCGTCAACAGCATCAAGCTCGCCGGCAAGCTGGGCATGGGCTGCCATGCCGGACACGGCCTGGACTATCGCAACCTCCTGCCGGTGGCCGCATTGGCCGAGATCGAGGAGTTCAACATCGGGCACGCGATCATTGCCCGGGCGGCATTGGTTGGCATGGAGCGTGCGGTACGCGAGATGATCGACGCGATCCGCAGGGCGCGGCGGTGA